A region of Ignatzschineria larvae DSM 13226 DNA encodes the following proteins:
- a CDS encoding IclR family transcriptional regulator domain-containing protein, with protein sequence MYQAIIDEMNPILKQHAEDSDFITAFARGMMIFQILSISQRPMTISDIAKVTNFPRATVRRGLYTLLQLGYVIQEDRYYELSSKILTLAHSYLASQSLPNIAQPILENMAREANAPASMAILVHNEIIYIARASVNNGRIIADTLTIGSHLPAYCSSMGRVLLAAEPVEKQLEILNRSQLRPYTEHTIYEIEALLKKLDEVKTQGYALINQELEIGLYSIAVPVFDKSGHIVAALNINIHSLQQQADEVIANNLPILQRAASLLTSFI encoded by the coding sequence ATGTACCAAGCCATTATTGATGAAATGAATCCCATTCTTAAACAACACGCAGAGGATTCCGATTTTATCACTGCATTTGCAAGGGGCATGATGATCTTTCAAATTCTCTCTATCAGTCAACGTCCGATGACGATCTCTGATATTGCAAAAGTCACAAACTTCCCGCGCGCAACCGTCCGCCGAGGACTCTACACGTTACTACAGCTCGGCTATGTGATACAGGAAGATCGCTATTATGAGCTCTCCTCTAAAATTCTCACCCTTGCTCATAGCTACTTAGCATCACAGAGCCTACCCAATATCGCTCAACCGATCTTAGAAAACATGGCTCGAGAAGCGAATGCACCAGCATCAATGGCGATTTTAGTACACAATGAGATTATCTATATCGCCCGCGCTTCTGTGAATAATGGTCGTATTATCGCAGATACCTTGACGATTGGTAGCCACCTTCCTGCTTATTGCTCTTCTATGGGACGGGTACTCCTTGCCGCAGAGCCTGTCGAGAAGCAACTTGAGATCCTTAATAGATCACAGCTTCGCCCTTATACCGAACATACGATCTATGAGATTGAAGCACTTCTTAAAAAACTTGATGAAGTGAAAACACAAGGTTATGCACTGATTAATCAAGAACTTGAAATTGGCCTTTACTCTATTGCCGTACCCGTATTTGATAAAAGCGGCCATATAGTTGCCGCACTCAATATCAATATTCACTCACTCCAACAACAAGCCGATGAAGTGATTGCTAATAATCTCCCTATTCTCCAACGTGCAGCAAGCCTCTTAACAAGTTTTATTTAA
- the prmC gene encoding peptide chain release factor N(5)-glutamine methyltransferase yields the protein MMITIAEALTLGTEKLQHLPNPPFETALLLAFSLKVNRSYLIAFPEKEITLETYQQYLNMLEQRANGEPFAYITGEREFYGLSFQVNQETLIPRDDTEIIVDQALSLMPQATQTDYRLLDLGTGSGAIALALKKCRPDIAVTAVDYYETTLKIAKINGERNQLEINWFQSDWFSALPQHHFDMIVSNPPYIDPLDQHLDGDGVKFEPKRALIAHERGLADLYHLIDTAPNYFRKGGYLLLEHGYDQRKALQLRMQERGYTEIRTVKDYGDQDRVTIGFFPMITVEQ from the coding sequence ATGATGATTACGATTGCAGAAGCACTCACTCTCGGAACAGAGAAACTTCAACATCTCCCCAATCCTCCATTTGAAACCGCCCTTCTTCTCGCTTTCTCACTGAAAGTGAATCGAAGCTACCTCATTGCCTTCCCAGAAAAAGAGATCACGCTAGAAACCTATCAACAATATCTCAATATGCTTGAACAGCGGGCTAATGGTGAGCCTTTTGCCTATATTACCGGTGAACGAGAATTTTATGGCTTATCTTTTCAAGTGAATCAAGAGACATTAATTCCAAGAGATGATACCGAGATTATTGTCGATCAAGCGCTCTCACTGATGCCGCAAGCAACACAAACTGATTATCGCTTACTCGATTTAGGGACCGGTAGTGGCGCTATTGCCTTAGCGCTCAAAAAATGCCGGCCAGATATTGCTGTCACAGCAGTGGATTATTATGAAACAACGCTCAAGATCGCAAAAATAAATGGTGAGCGAAATCAGTTAGAGATTAACTGGTTTCAGAGCGATTGGTTTTCCGCATTACCGCAGCATCACTTTGATATGATCGTCTCTAACCCCCCCTATATTGATCCGCTCGATCAACATCTTGATGGGGACGGCGTCAAGTTTGAACCTAAGCGGGCACTTATCGCACATGAGCGAGGATTAGCAGATCTCTATCATCTCATTGATACCGCACCAAACTACTTCCGCAAAGGCGGATACCTGCTTCTTGAGCATGGATATGATCAGCGAAAAGCATTGCAACTGAGAATGCAAGAACGTGGCTATACCGAGATTCGAACGGTGAAAGATTATGGTGATCAAGATCGAGTGACGATCGGTTTCTTTCCAATGATTACCGTAGAACAATAG